The following coding sequences lie in one Arachis hypogaea cultivar Tifrunner chromosome 9, arahy.Tifrunner.gnm2.J5K5, whole genome shotgun sequence genomic window:
- the LOC140175077 gene encoding uncharacterized mitochondrial protein AtMg00820-like, with the protein MEEELHEFEKNQVWTLVPKPSDKKVTGTKWIFRNKLGENDSVARNKARLVAQAYNQEEGIDFDESFAPVARTEAIRLLPAYAAHCDFKLYQMDVKCAFLNGVIDREVFCLSGWDETILGEMKNHLSKLHLLGSNACAKSSGITLKFRI; encoded by the exons ATGGAGGAAGAGCTtcatgagtttgaaaagaaccaagtttGGACATTAGTTCCAAAGCCAAGTGACAAGAAAGTAAcaggcaccaagtggatatttcggaacaagcTAGGAGAGAATGATAGCGTTGCTAGAAACAAAGCAAGACTCGTGGCACAAGCATATAACCAAGAGGAAGggatagactttgatgaatcattTGCACCAGTTGCCCGAacggaagccataagacttcttccAGCCTATGCTGCTCATTgtgattttaaattatatcaaatggatgtgaaatgtgcttTTCTAAATGGTgtaatagatagagaagt TTTTTGTCTCTCGGGTTgggatgagacaattctgggtgAAATGAAGAACCATCTTTCTAAACTTCATCTTCTGGGATCTAATGCATGTGCTAAATCATCTGGGATAACCCTTAAATTCAGAATTTGA